The genomic window TAAACCGTCTTTCAAAGGATATTGATTTGGTTGTAGAAGGAGATGCGATTTCGTTTGCACGTACCCTCGCCAATCAATTTGGAGGAGAGGTACAACAACACGATCATTTCTTGACTGCCACGTGGATCATTCATAGCGTTCCCATTGATCTTGTAACAGCAAGAAGGGAACACTATCGCACACCCGGTGCTCTGCCAGACGTTCAACCAGCTAGCATAAAGGATGATTTAGCTCGCCGTGACTTTGCAATAAATGCGATTGCCGTTTCGCTTAACGCGTCCTGCTTTGGTGAAATATTGGATCCGTTTCAAGGTCGTCAACAGATTCAAGCAAAAACCGTTTCCGTTTTGCATCCATTAAGTTTTATTGAAGACCCGACACGCTTGTTTCGAGCACTTCGCTTTGCAAAAAGACTAGGCTTCCAATTAGGCGACGAAACAAAAAAACAGGCAAAGATAATGGGACATGCTATCCAGACTATTAGCAAGCAACGTCTTTATCATGAGTTGGAGCTCAGTCATAGAGAAGATCAGCTTCCTTGGTTGTTTAAAGCACTTAATGAATATCACGTTTGGAAAATCTTCTTTGGTGCAAACATGAGTGAAAATGCGTATAAACACATTCAACACTTGTTTCGTGAAGGTGTTAACGAATCCATTTTTTTGGCTATTGCCGCCATTGCTTACGAGCAACATTCGTTAGAGTCCCTGCACGCATTCGCATTAACCAAGTTAACTAAAAAGCTTTTAACCGATATCCAACTTATTGAAGACTATCAAGACGAAACCTCTCTCGACAACTTACATGGCTCACTTTTTTCAGTAAAGGACGCCGCCATTTTCTTTTTTATTACCCTACCAAATAAAGAGAATGCGATGCTGTCACAGTATCGGAATGCACGAGAGATGCTAACACCTCTCGTTACTGGAAGAGATTTAATTGCACTAGGGTTTAAGCCGAGTCCACTCTTCTCAACATGGCTTTTAGACATTGAAAAACGACAGTTAACTGGAGAAATAAAAACGAAAGCAGATGCGCTAGCATGGGTAAGCAAAAAAAACAAGCATGAGAGCTAATTCTCATGCTTGTTTTTATTACTACTCTTCAAAGCGTTTAAAGACGAGGGATGTGTTATGCCCTCCAAACCCTAATGAGTTGCTTAATACAGCTTCTACATTCATTTTGCGTGCTTCATTTGGTACATAATCTAAATCACACGCTGGGTCTGGTTCCTCTAAGTTAATTGTCGGTGGGACAATCCCTTCTTCTATTGCTTTAACAGAAAAGATTGCTTCTACTGCACCTGCAGCACCAAGCAAGTGACCTGTCATCGATTTTGTCGAGCTAACAGCTACTTTATACGCATAGTCACCTAACACCGTTTTAATCGCGTTTGTTTCATAAGGATCGTTTAAATCCGTACTTGTTCCATGTGCATTAATGTAGCTAATTTGCTCATTCTTTAAACCAGCATCTGCAATTGCAGCTGCCATTGCACGAGCTCCACCCTCACCATCTGGTGCTGGCGCCGTCATATGATGTGCATCACCAGTAGAGCCGTAACCAACGATCTCAGCATAGATTTTCGCTCCACGGGCTTTCGCAGACTCTAAGCTTTCTAAAATAAGAATTCCCGCACCTTCACCCATGACAAAACCACTTCGATTTACATCAAACGGTCGTGACGCTTTCTCCGGATTATCAGACGTTGTAATGGCCTTTGCAGATGAGAATCCGGCTACTGCCATGTTTGTAATAGGTGCTTCACTTCCACCAGCAATCATAGCATCTGCATCGCCACGCTGGATTGTTTTAAACGCATCACCAATTGAGTTTGCGCCAGAAGCACATGCTGTTACAGAGCAAGAGTTAGGTCCTTTTGCCCCAGTAAAAATGGAGACTTGACCACTTGCCATGTCAGGAATCATCATTGGCACAAAAAATGGACTTACCCGTCTTGGACCTTTTTCAAGTAATGTCCGAAACTGTGTTTCATACGTTTCCATTCCACCTATACCGGAACCAATCCATACACCGACACGTGCAGCATTATCATCGTTTATTTCTAGTCCCGAGTCGGCAAGTGCCTGTTTTGCCGAGGCCACGGCAAATTGTGTAAAGCGGTCCATGCGTCTTGCTTCTTTTTTATCAATAAAATCCGCTGGATCGAAGTCATTAATTTCGGCAGCTACTTTCATTGGATAAGACTCCGCATCAATCCTTGTTAAATAACCAATCCCTGACTTGCCAGCAATAGCGGCTTCCCAAGAGCTTGCTGCATTTAGTCCCAATGGTGTAACAGCACCAATACCTGTAACAACTACTCGTCGTTTCTCCACTATAGTTCGCTCCTTTATTTACGTTTAATAATCTAACTTTTCATTAACGTCCCCAGCGCAAAGCAACAGAACCCCATACAAGACCTGCTCCAAAGCCTACTAGCACTAGTACATCACCGTCTTTAATTTTCCCAGCCTCAAGTTCCTCTACCATAGCCATTGGAATGGATGCGGATGAGGTATTTCCAAATTTATTTACGGTGACTGACATTTTTTCTTTCGGTAATTCTAATCGTTCACGAGATGCTTCCATAATTCGAATATTCGCTTGGTGAGGAACAAGGAAATCAACATCTTCCTTTGTTAAGCCAGCTTTCGTTAGTGCTCGAATGGATGAATCTCCCATTTGACGAACAGCAAACTTAAATACTTCGCGACCATTCATTTCAATAAATTCATTTTTCTTATTAATATGCATGCCGCCAGATCCATCTGAACCTAGGTCAAATGCTAGGATACCACGATCTTCTGAGACTGGTCCTACGACACACGCACCTGCTCCATCACCAAATAGAACGGCTGTATTTCGATCGTTCATATCAGTTACTTTTGTTAACTTCTCCACGCCTATAACAAGAACATGTTGATAAGCACCTGTTTCAATAAACTGTTGTGCTGTAGCAATTCCGTATATAAAACCAGCGCAAGCAGCACTAATATCCATTGCTGCTGCTTTTGTCGCCCCTAAGCGATTTTGTACAATCGACGATACACTTGGAAACGGCATGTCAGGTGTAACAGTTGCAACTAAAATTAAATCAATCTCTTCTGCCTTTACTTCTGCCGATTCAAGGGCTTTTCTTGCTGATTGATAAGCCATTTCTGACGTTTCTACGTCTTCAGCAAAACGTCGTTCTTCAATACCGGTTCTTGTACGAATCCATTCATCTGACGTTTCTAAAAAGGATTCAAAATCTTTATTTGTAACTACTTTTTCAGGAACAAAGCGTCCCATACCGAGTAAGCCTGCTTTAGCCATGGATATTCCCCTTCCATATCGAACAGAAATTAGTACCTGATACTAATATTAGCAAACAATTTAAGAAACTGTCTAGTACTAATTCTATTCAATTAGAATGGAACCCTTTTTTAAACGTCATTTAGCCCTTTTAACAGCGCCTCAAACCATTTATCCAAATCTGTTTTCATCTTCTCTTCCGCTTCATTTGCAGCCGTTTGCTGTTTTATTTTTTCATACGAAGACATAAAAGGTTCGATTTGACCTGTTTTAAATTGAGCGACTGCATAATAATAGAAGATTTGAATTGGTAAGTGATCCGCTTGCTCTAACATG from Shouchella hunanensis includes these protein-coding regions:
- a CDS encoding beta-ketoacyl-ACP synthase III — protein: MAKAGLLGMGRFVPEKVVTNKDFESFLETSDEWIRTRTGIEERRFAEDVETSEMAYQSARKALESAEVKAEEIDLILVATVTPDMPFPSVSSIVQNRLGATKAAAMDISAACAGFIYGIATAQQFIETGAYQHVLVIGVEKLTKVTDMNDRNTAVLFGDGAGACVVGPVSEDRGILAFDLGSDGSGGMHINKKNEFIEMNGREVFKFAVRQMGDSSIRALTKAGLTKEDVDFLVPHQANIRIMEASRERLELPKEKMSVTVNKFGNTSSASIPMAMVEELEAGKIKDGDVLVLVGFGAGLVWGSVALRWGR
- the fabF gene encoding beta-ketoacyl-ACP synthase II — protein: MEKRRVVVTGIGAVTPLGLNAASSWEAAIAGKSGIGYLTRIDAESYPMKVAAEINDFDPADFIDKKEARRMDRFTQFAVASAKQALADSGLEINDDNAARVGVWIGSGIGGMETYETQFRTLLEKGPRRVSPFFVPMMIPDMASGQVSIFTGAKGPNSCSVTACASGANSIGDAFKTIQRGDADAMIAGGSEAPITNMAVAGFSSAKAITTSDNPEKASRPFDVNRSGFVMGEGAGILILESLESAKARGAKIYAEIVGYGSTGDAHHMTAPAPDGEGGARAMAAAIADAGLKNEQISYINAHGTSTDLNDPYETNAIKTVLGDYAYKVAVSSTKSMTGHLLGAAGAVEAIFSVKAIEEGIVPPTINLEEPDPACDLDYVPNEARKMNVEAVLSNSLGFGGHNTSLVFKRFEE